CGGCGCGGCGGGCACGACATCGTACGACCCCGGCACCCGGACGCACCGCTGCGCACGGCCTTCACCGGAACGCCCGCCTACGACCCCAACCCGCGCTGGGCCGTGAGGGGCCGCTACATTCCCTTCGACACGCCACGGCCGACCACCGTGGGCGCCGCGGTCGAGGGCCTTGAGCATGTGTACGACGCGCCGGGCAGGGTCGAGTTCGAGCTGGACGGGCGCCGGCTGTCGCTGACCGCGTTCCCCGGTCATGGCGCGGGCCGGCTGATGGTGCTGTTCACCGACGCGACCTCCGGCGTCACCACCTACGCCGCCAACCGGGCCCTGGCCCTGGAGGCACCCGCCGCCGACGGCACGGTCGTTCTGGACTTCAACCGTGCCGCCAACCTGCCGTGCGCCTACACGGACCTGGCCACCTGCCCGCTGCCCCCGGCCGAGAACCGGCTGTCGGTGGCGATCGAGGCCGGCCAGAAGATCCCGCGCGAGCGCGGCGGTTCCTGAACGGGACCCTGACGCGCCTTCCCCCCCCGCCGGCCGCGGTACGGCACCTGTCGCCACCGCACCCGCCGACGCCTGATCTCCGTCTGCCGGTGATCCCCGTTTCCCCCTGATCCCTGGCTCTACAGCACTCCCCCGGGACCGGCGTCGCTCCGGCCGGGGCCACACGCCCACGCACGGCCGTGCCTCGTACGGCGTCCGTGCCAGGTGACACGAGTAGGAGAAGCCCTCCGTGACGACGCTTCCCGATGTCAGATCCACCCGGTGGGCGGCACTGACCGCCCTGGTGACCACCAGTGTTCTGCTGACCGCCTGCGGCTCCGGCGGAGGCGATTCCGGCAGTGGCACCGGGCGGCCCGAGTCCGGCGGCACCCTGACCTTCGCGGTGGGCTCGGACGCCGGCTGCCTGGATCCGCAGCAGGTCGCCAGCAACGAGACCATCTATTCGGTGCGCCAGATCGTGGACTCCCTGACGGATCAGGACCCCAGGACCGGCAAGATCGTGCCATGGCTGGCGAAGAGCTGGGACGTCAGCTCCGACGCCACGGCGTTCACCTTCCGGCTGCGCCCGGACGTCACCTTCAGCGACGGGTCGAAGCTGACCGCTCAGGTGGTCAAGGACAACTTCGACGCGGTGCCCCGGCTCGGTGCGCTCGGCACCCTCGCGCAGGGCTATCTGAGCGGCGTCAAGAGCACCACGGTGACCGGCCCGCTCACCGTGAAGGTGACCTTCGGGCAGCCCAACGCCCAGTTCCTGCAGGCCACTTCGACGCACTCGCTCGGCATAGAGTCCTCGGCGAGCGTGCGGAGGACCCCACAGCAGAAGTGCGGCGACGGGGTGATCGGGTCCGGGCCGTTCGTGCTGAAGCGGTATGTGCAGAACCAGTCGCTCACCCTCGCCAAGCGCACCGGATACGC
The nucleotide sequence above comes from Streptomyces sp. NBC_01716. Encoded proteins:
- a CDS encoding DUF1684 domain-containing protein, encoding MPTEATTTDLQAFTETWQEWYRAQEARLAAPHGFLAITGLHWLDDRPQRFPDAPGAWRTGPEGVVVDLDDGEELIVGGTPVRGEHRFGVLPERGGVDAVWGDAVIEVARRGGHDIVRPRHPDAPLRTAFTGTPAYDPNPRWAVRGRYIPFDTPRPTTVGAAVEGLEHVYDAPGRVEFELDGRRLSLTAFPGHGAGRLMVLFTDATSGVTTYAANRALALEAPAADGTVVLDFNRAANLPCAYTDLATCPLPPAENRLSVAIEAGQKIPRERGGS